A single Theropithecus gelada isolate Dixy chromosome 7b, Tgel_1.0, whole genome shotgun sequence DNA region contains:
- the IRF9 gene encoding interferon regulatory factor 9 — protein sequence MASGRARCTRKLRNWVVEQVESGQFPGVCWDDTTKTMFRIPWKHAGKQDFREDQDAAFFKAWAIFKGKYKEGDTGGPAVWKTRLRCALNKSLEFEEVPKRGRMDVAEPYKVYRLLPPVTFSGQPGTQKSPSKQQHSSVSSERKEEEGAMQNCTLSPSVLQESLNNEEEEASGGALHSDIGSSSSSSPEPQEGTDTTEAPFQGDQRSLEFLLPPEPDYSLLLTFIYNGRVVGEAQVQSLDCRLVAEPSGSESSMEQVLFPKPGPLEPTQRLLSQLERGILVASNPRGLFVQRLCPIPISWNAPQAPPGPGPHLLPSNECVELFRTAYFCRDLARYFQGLGPPPKFQVTLNFWEESRGPSHTPQNLITVKMEQAFARYLLEETPEQQAAILSLV from the exons ATGGCATCAGGCAGGGCACGCTGTACCCGAAAACTCCGGAACTGGGTGGTGGAGCAAGTGGAGAGCGGGCAGTTCCCTGGAGTGTGCTGGGATGATACAACTAAGACCATGTTCCGGATTCCCTGGAAGCATGCAGGCAAGCAGGACTTCCGAGAGGACCAGGATGCTGCCTTCTTCAAG GCCTGGGCAATATTTAAGGGAAAGTATAAGGAAGGGGACACAGGAGGCCCCGCTGTCTGGAAGACTCGCCTGCGCTGTGCACTCAACAAGAGTCTTGAATTTGAGGAGGTTCCTAAGAGGGGCCGCATGGATGTTGCTGAGCCCTACAAGGTGTATCGGCTGCTGCCACCAGTAACCTTCTCTG GCCAGCCAGGGACTCAGAAATCACCATCAAAGCAACAGCACAGTTCTGTGTCCtctgagaggaaggaggaagagggtgcCATGCAGAACTGCACACTCAGTCCCTCTGTGCTCCAGGAATCCCTCAATAAT gaggaggaggaggccagtGGGGGAGCACTCCATTCAGACATcgggagcagcagcagcagcagccctgaGCCACAGGAAG GTACAGACACAACTGAGGCCCCCTTTCAAGGGGATCAGAGGTCCCTGGAGTTTCTGCTTCCTCCAGAGCCAG ACTACTCACTGCTGCTCACCTTCATCTACAACGGGCGTGTGGTGGGCGAGGCCCAGGTGCAAAGCCTGGATTGCCGCCTTGTGGCTGAGCCCTCAGGCTCTGAGAGCAGCATGGAGCAGGTGCTGTTCCCCAAGCCTGGCCCACTGGAGCCCACGCAGCGCCTGCTGAGCCAGCTTGAGAGGGGCATCCTGGTGGCCAGCAACCCCCGAGGCCTCTTCGTGCAGCGCCTTTGCCCCATCCCCATCTCCTGGAATGCACCCCAGGCTCCACCTGGGCCAGGCCCGCATCTGCTGCCTAGCAACGAGTGCGTGGAGCTCTTCAGAACCGCCTACTTCTGCAGAG ACTTGGCCAGGTACTTCCAGGGCCTAGGCCCCCCTCCGAAGTTCCAAGTAACACTGAATTTCTGGGAAGAGAGCCGTGGCCCCAGCCATACTCCACAGAATCTTATCACAGTGAAG ATGGAGCAGGCCTTTGCCCGATACTTGCTGGAGGAGACTCCAGAGCAGCAGGCAGCCATTCTGTCCCTGGTGTAG